The DNA window GTGCCATCAGCCGGACGATCCAGAACGTGGAGCGCTTCTCCCAGGCACTCGGCGAGAACTCGGAGGGCATCGACCGCTTCTTGGCCCAGATTGGACAGGCGGCCGAAAAGGTCGGGCCTCTGGCCGAGAAGCTTGAGACGCTGGCGACCAATGTCGATGCGGTGGTGCGTGCCGTCGATCCGCAGCGCGTGACCCGCATCGTCGAGAACGTCGAGGGCTTCTCCCAATCCCTGGGCGAGAGCCGGGAGGCAATCACCAACACCTTGCGCAATGCGGACAGCCTCGTTGGCCGTCTCAACGAGACCGCCCCGAAGCTCGACAGCGCCGTCGGTGATATCTCGAATATCGCGAAAGCCATCGATCCGGCGAAGGTCGGGCGCACCGTCGACAAGGTCGAAGAGGTGGCCAATTCGATCGACGGCCAGCGCGTTTCCCGCATCGTCGAGAACGTCGACAACTTCACCGCTGCCCTCGGGGAGAACCGTCAGGTCGTGAGCGAGGCGCTCAAGGATGCTGCGAGCCTGATCGACCGGTTGAACGAGACTGCCCCGAAGCTCGATTCGGCCGTGGCGGAGATCGCCGAGATCGCCAAGGCCGTCGATCCGGCCAAGATTGGCCGTACGGTCGAGAACGTCGACACCTTCACCCAGACCCTGAGCCGCCGCAGCCCCGATATCGACAAGGCGATCCAGGAAGCGCGCTCGATCACCGAAAAGCTCAACAAGTCCGCCGACAAGATCGATGCCGTTCTGGCCGGGGCCGAGAAGTTCCTCGGCTCGGCGTCCGGGGAGGCCGGGAAGGGAGCTTTCGACGAGATCCGCTCGGCGGCCGTGGCCGTGCGTGACCTCGCCAACGACCTCAACACCCGGACCGAAGGCATTCAGGGCATTCTCGGAGGCGTCAACCGCTTCACGGAATCGGGACTGCGGGAATACGAGGCTCTGGCGGTCGAGGGCCGTCGCACCCTGGGGGACATCAGCCGCGCCGTCCGGAGCATCGAGCGTAATCCACAGCAGTTTCTTTTCGGTGGCCGTTCGAATCTCCCCGAGTATAGTGGACGCCGCTAAGTAACCAGTATGCGTGGATCCTCCGTGTTAACCCCCCTGAAAGATCGAGCCTGCCTGCTTCGGGACCTTGCCCCGGTGCTGGTTCTGGCCGCCTTGACCGGCGCCTGCTCGTCAGGGCCGGCACCGGCGACGTTCGACCTGTCGGCGCCGACGTCCCGAATCCGGGGCGCGGCTGGCGTTCAGGTCCTGGTCAACGAACCCGCGGCTCTGCAAGCGCTTGCGACCCAGCAGATCCTCGTAAAGGACGCGAGCGGCTCCGTGTCGTTCATCGGGGGAGGGCAGTGGGCGGATAATCTCCCGCGGCTGATCCAGACCCGCCTGATCAACACGTTCGAGAACGCTTCGCAGCTCCGGGGCGTCTCGAGACCGAGCAGCGGCGCCGTCGCGGACGTTCAGCTCATCTCGGAGCTGCGCCGGTTCGAGATCGCCACTCCGGACAACCTGGCCGTGGCCGAAATATCCGTGAAGATCGTCAGCGACCAGAACGGTCGCATCGTCAACGGCCGCATCTTCCGCGCCAGCGTCCCGGCCAGCGCCGTGGACGCGCCGAATGCCGCCCGTGCCCTCGACGAAGCCCTGTCGGTCGTGATGCTCGACATCGTGCGCTGGGTGAGCGGCAGTCCGCTGCCGCGGCGCGAGGAACCGGGTGACCTGGGCAGCCAGTCGCAGGTGCCCGACAGGGACAAAGCTCCAACCTGACAGGCCTGCGCGCCAAGTGCAAAACCCAAAAGGGCTCCGGAGACCTGGAGCCCTTTTGGGTGATTTATTCACCGTTCGTCTGGGACTGCACGAGGTGGTGCAAACTATTGTGCCGGAGGCGAACCGTCCGGAGAAGGTGCATTCGACGTCGGGAGACTGATGGAAAGCGAAGTCGGAGCCGCAGCGGCGGTGCCATTGATGTAGGACTTCGTCACCTTGTCGACCCGCTGGCCATTCCTGCTGATACGGGTGTCCGATGCAACGCGCGGCCATGGGTCGTCGATATGCACGACCTTGTTGTAGGCTATCGCATCACCGGCGGATGCCGTGATCGTGTCGCTGTGCTTGATGTAATCCGCACATGCGCCAAGAGCGAGCACGGGCAGGAGCCCTGCGCAGGCAATGAGGGAAACCTTAGGGCTTGACGATCTTCTTGCGGACATTGGTCCTCTCCGGCTTCAAGTCGATGATATGCCCAAAAGGTCCGACAATGCCCGTCCCCTCGGCGAAGCGGCGCTGCATGTCGGCGTTGACCTCCAGGTTCCCGAGCAGGAAGAACTCCGCGTCGTTGCTCGGCTTCGCTGAATCGAGCGGCGTGCGCAGAGGTTGACCGGGCTTTGCGGGGCGTACCAGATGCGGCGTCACCTATACGCATGGCCTTCTCCAATGCTGATGCATCGTTTCGGTCGCGATTCAAGCAAGGACGTGGACCCAGTCTCAAACGACTCCAGACCAATGCGCGGGGCCATGTCTATGCGATATAACGATATATTGTTATCATTCTACAAGCGCGAAACAAATAGCGAATTGTGATCGATGCACTGCCGAAATGTAGGAGTTGCTCCGGTCGCCCGTCGGACGATCTTGGAACAAGCATTACAAAGAATGCGCCCGATTACGAATATTTATGGCGCGATACGATCGTCTGCCCAAGAAAAGACTATTCTCTGTAGAAGCTTAAGGAGGTTGTCAGGTGTATATTCCTTTATAGACACTCTGCGTGCTCATGCGCCTCTTACGTAGCGAGAACTCTGTTAGATCTTGCGAAATTGCATACTGGGTATTGCCAAGCCGCAAGGAAACGGATCGTTCCTGATGGCCCAGGACAGTGTTTGCCACGTGAACTTGGGCCTCCGTAAGCTTTTCACCGTTGAGATTGCGTCAGCAGCACCGCAAACTGACAAGCTGGCAGACTTACAATTGTGAGAGCTTTCAGCGAGATCGTGCATTGTAGGGCATGAATTCCACATCTCGTAACCAGCATCACGAGAATTTAAGCTTAACGTTTTCTTTACGTCGACGACACACAATAACAATGCTGTCGAGGGCTCTCGGCAATACGTGTGGCTCGCTGTGTGAAGAAGATCCTCTATGCAAATAATCAAGATCGCGGCCCTCACTGGCCTTTTCGCCGCAGCCGGGTCGGCTGCTTTGGCTGCAGACCTTTCCCGCGTCTTTGTGTCGTCGCCGACGACAATGCGGGATTTCAGAGAATCCTCTCGCGGGTTGTACCTGCGAGGGACGCTCGGCTACGCCGATTATAAACATCCTGAGGCTGACGTCGCGGTTCAACCGGATATCCATGGTCTCAGCCGCGAGAGGTTGGCTCACGCTGCAGTCATCGGCACCGGCCTCGGATATCGCTTCAATGCCAATGTCCGGGCGGATGTCACGCTAGATCACACCTTCGACGCTCGCTTCAAAGGTGTCGTGCCAGGGCCGATATCCGGCACGACCACACTCGCGGATTCCGGTCAGTTCCAATCGTCGACTATCATGGCCAATGGCTACCTGGATTTCAGGCCGGTGATGGGCCTGACGCCTTACGTCGGCGCCGGCCTTGGCGTGGCACACAACGTTCTCTCTCAGCAGGTGCTGACGATCTACGATCCGGAGACAGGGATCGGCGCCTCAAGGTCGATCGCT is part of the Microvirga terrae genome and encodes:
- a CDS encoding MlaD family protein; the encoded protein is METRANYALIGLFTLAVIAAAFGFIYWFSGGERGQARQSIRIVFSGSVSGLSQGSSVSFNGLRVGDVTSLDLLPEDPRRVVAIATVNSNTPIRSDTRARLEYQGLTGVANVGLSGGEPGAPPLVAGPGQPMPTIFADRSDFQDLIETARNIARRADDVLERVGRVVSDNEGAISRTIQNVERFSQALGENSEGIDRFLAQIGQAAEKVGPLAEKLETLATNVDAVVRAVDPQRVTRIVENVEGFSQSLGESREAITNTLRNADSLVGRLNETAPKLDSAVGDISNIAKAIDPAKVGRTVDKVEEVANSIDGQRVSRIVENVDNFTAALGENRQVVSEALKDAASLIDRLNETAPKLDSAVAEIAEIAKAVDPAKIGRTVENVDTFTQTLSRRSPDIDKAIQEARSITEKLNKSADKIDAVLAGAEKFLGSASGEAGKGAFDEIRSAAVAVRDLANDLNTRTEGIQGILGGVNRFTESGLREYEALAVEGRRTLGDISRAVRSIERNPQQFLFGGRSNLPEYSGRR
- a CDS encoding ABC-type transport auxiliary lipoprotein family protein, whose product is MLTPLKDRACLLRDLAPVLVLAALTGACSSGPAPATFDLSAPTSRIRGAAGVQVLVNEPAALQALATQQILVKDASGSVSFIGGGQWADNLPRLIQTRLINTFENASQLRGVSRPSSGAVADVQLISELRRFEIATPDNLAVAEISVKIVSDQNGRIVNGRIFRASVPASAVDAPNAARALDEALSVVMLDIVRWVSGSPLPRREEPGDLGSQSQVPDRDKAPT
- a CDS encoding outer membrane protein, encoding MQIIKIAALTGLFAAAGSAALAADLSRVFVSSPTTMRDFRESSRGLYLRGTLGYADYKHPEADVAVQPDIHGLSRERLAHAAVIGTGLGYRFNANVRADVTLDHTFDARFKGVVPGPISGTTTLADSGQFQSSTIMANGYLDFRPVMGLTPYVGAGLGVAHNVLSQQVLTIYDPETGIGASRSIAGGDNFSLAWAVMAGVAYQLSSNFTFDLGYRYVSMGDVKTRAFDNGAGLEMESIGAHEMRVGVRYTFN